The genomic region CACGTGTTATGTCTATATGTAATTGGTTTCTTCTAGTTTATCGCAGGCAACACGGATTGAGTGAAGTAAATGTGTTGGGTTTTTATTTTGTTTGATTTTCTTCCCGCGTGTTGTAATTTGGACTTTTGGTAAACAATGATGTGGCTTTGTTAGCAGTGGGGTGTCTTTTGGTCTATGTTTCCTTAAGTTTGCACTGGATAATCAAGTACTTTTTGTTCGGTATTCACGATACCGTAGAACTGGACCTTAAAAGCCTTGGAGAAAAAAGATTGCGCACAAGATACCAAGTTTTTACCATTACATCATCAAAACTGTAGTGACACACTTAAGATAAGTAGATAACTCCCATCTTCGAACTACCATCCTTAGTATCATACCTAGTTTTCACGTTAGAATGATTCTTCTTAGCCTCTCTACAAATCCCGCCGTTCCCAGGAGTGCAACCAAAACTGAAGAAAGACAATGCCATTGTTGTCTAAGTACAAGAAGAAACACCGGTTGACAAAAGCACTTACTTTTCGCAAAAAGGATATTCTAACTGTTTAGCATCCAACTGGTTGGTGAGCTTTTGAGGTTACGTGAACGAAAACATTCAACTCCACTTGAGGAAACATTATTTTTTACCCCCAAAACCAAAAAAAGCTTTCAACTATAAAAACTACGTAAAATCAATGTGCAACATTTTCATGGCAAGTTAAACTCAGAAATCCAAATCATTTCAACACAAAAAGAGACCAATAACATTCACTCGTGTGCGTGCACGAGTATTACGTTGCGGTTTCTTCTAGTCTATTGTAGGTAACACGGATTGAGTGAAGTAAACGTGTCGGGCTTTcagttttgtttttttgttttgttttgtctgCTTTACTTCTGTTGTCTGGCAATTTGGACTTTCCGTAAACAATAATGTGGGTTTGCTAGCAGTAGGGTGTCTTTTGTTCTACGTTTCCTTATGTTTGCGCCGGGTGATCAAGTACTTTTTGTTTAGATTCACGATACCACGAAAAGTGGACCTAAAAAGCCGTAGAAAAAAAAATGAGAAGGTGCATAGTATAAGTTCTTAGCGTTGCATCATCAAAATTGTACTGACACACTCAAGATAACTCTTTTCTTCGAGCTACCATCGCCAGTATCATAATTAGTTTCCACTTTATCATAACAAGTTCTTTTGTCGTTCTCGTGAGATAGCGGAACCCAACCTAAAGTCGTAGGAACAAAAAGATGACGCAAAGTGTACCGAGTCGTAGAGTTATGCCAAAAAGTATTTTTTTTCAAAGTTTCATCGTCAAAATTGTAAATAGCATAAACGGCCCCTAAAAAAGAAACCACGTAACACAAATAGACATGCGAGCATTTTAAAATGCGCAACAAGACTAGCGTGTCATGTAAGGCAGGTTCTATCCCAATTAGTAGCACAAAATTCAAAGGGGGAGAGATGGTAGTGGTAGTTGTAGTAGCAGCAATGGGTGGGTgtattttttttttgagggaacaaTGGATGGATGGATTACCCAAAGCCGAAACAGAAAGGATGGATCCCAGATCTGGTGCGGTTAAAATCCATGCGGCGGGTAGAAAGATCGTCTATATCTGTTGGTAAAAAAATTAAAAAGTAAGAAAAATAATACGGTGGTACGCTCGTCCCCTCCGGTCAGTCGTCCAATCCAACCAGCAGTGCGGAGGAAGGGGAAGAGCTGAGGGAGCAGGGAGGAGGGGGGAGGATGGCCAAGCCAGccaaggggaaggaagggaagccCTGCGCCGAGTCAATTGGGTATATAAACCCACcatcgcctccctcctctcccctctttTGCATGCctcaccggcctcctcccctcccctccgcccCATCCGCCTCCCAATGCACCACTGCTAACCCCTGCTCCCGATCCCCGTTCCCGATCCGCGGATTCCCCGCCGACCCCGCCCGCCCCCGCCCCCTCCTCTTGCAATCTCCGATCGgattctctcttctcttcttctcctccgcctccgcctcctctccGTTCTGGTTCCGTCGGGCGTTTGGTGTTTGATCTGGCGATGAagggcccggcggcggcggcgcaggcggcggcggacgagcgcCCCGAGGAGAAAGAGATGGACTTGCTCCTCAGCGAGATCCCCCAGGTCACCTCCCCGCAGGCGcaccgggccggcggcggcggcgcgctctcccagggccatggcggcggcgaccGCCGTCACGGGTTCGCGCCGCCGCGCTACGCCGCGTCGCCCCGCCGCGCCGACAACGCCTGCTACGCCGTCGTCGTCAACCGCCGCGACGACGGTGATCaccagggcggcgggggcgggggcgcgtACCACCCGCCGCTCCGCGTGTGCCCGGCGCCCCTGCATCCGTCGAGCCCCTtcgtcgccgccgcgccgtccccgcTCGGGCAGCCCGTAGACGACCCGGAGAAGCAGTGGCTGGCCAACCAGCTCCGCGGCCTGCTCGTCGAGGACGCGCCCGCCGCGCCCCAGCCCACGCCCGTCGGCAACGGCGCCCCGGCGGACTTCTCTGCGGCGCGTGGCGCCGCCTACTATGGCTACCCCTTTGGGGCGCCGGGCTCCTCGGTTCCTGGCGAGCCCCTGGTGAACGAGCAGGCCATGGCGGCCGGCTACCGCTTCGCGCTCGGACCGGACGTCGGCCTGGGCGGCCACCCCGGCGGCCTGGAGGTCAACATGAACGGCTTCATGTACAATAGGACAGCAAACGGCACCGGCATTGGTTGGGGACAGGGCCTGGTGCACCCTGCTCATGCTCACCCCGAGCCTTTCATGCTTCATGGGCAGGCTGCCGCAGAACAGCACAACTGGGGGTTTGTTGGGACTGGCCCGATTGCCCTTGATCCCCGTGGTGGAGCAGCCCGTTCACCCAAACTGCACTGCGAGTACGGCGTGCCTGTGCATACCGGCAATCGCTACATGAAAGGCGGCATGAATAatcagatggaggcgtttcgctgcGAGGATGGTCAGAATTTCGATGGCAAGAAGAACATGCCTGTTCTCTACCGTGCCAAGGACAGGAGGTTTCAGCAGCATGCCAACAACAACAGGGCACTGGAGATGGAGAGTCCTAGGATGCTGAGGTATGAGAACATGGTTGGAGTTAAGGGGTACATCTACTTCATGGCCAAGGACCAGAATGGCTGCCGGTTCCTGCAGCAGAAGTTTGAGGAAGGGAAACAACACGTGGATGTGATTTTCGAAGGAATCATTGACCACATGGCAGAGCTCATGATCAACTCGTTTGCCAACTATCTCATTCAGAAGCTTCTGAATGTGTGTGATGAGGATCAGAGGCTGAGGATCATCGCCGTGCTGACGGAGGATCCTGTGAAGCTGCTGAGAATCTCTGTGAACTCTCATGGGTAATTTACCTTCTCTTGCCTAAACTGATCAATTAACTGCACCATGATCCTGAAATTAGAAGTAATTTTACTTGCTAACCAATTGTCACAAATTATTACTGTATTTTGAGATTGCTGCAATTTGTGTTTGGATAAGGAAGTGCACTGGCAGTAGAAGTGTGAAATGATGCTTACATTGCAACATAAACCCCTTTTGTTACTAAATGCATGCAAATGATTGGTGATGATTTGGTTGTTGTGATTTGTTTCAGCACAAGGGCAGTTCAGAAATTGATAGAGACTGTTAAGGTCAGGAAGCAGATCGTGCTCATTATTTCGGCCCTACAGCCAGGCTTCATGCATCTTGTCAATGATCTCAATGGTAATCATGTCATACAGAAGTGCTTGTCAAACTTTGGTGCAGAGGAGAACAAGGTACATAATAGTACTTACATAGCTATTTTTGGCCATATAACTGACTTTGAGCAATTATTAGTTATCATTTTTTTGACAAATACACTCCATAAGTTTGAGAATCAGCACCATGACAATGAATTTATCAGCTATGTTCTGTGGACCTACCATGCAACCTGCACAATCTAGTGCAAATTAAATATTGAAGTACTTGAACCTACACATGTGCATAAACTCATAAGAAGTATGTTGGCTTGAATTTATAACACGTTGTTCCGTGTTTACTTACATTATGTAAATTTGCCGGCAGATGAACAAAAACTATACCTGTACATCAGTATGTGCATAATCTTAGAAGTTTATCTTTGAAAGAGTTTCATTAGCAGTTTATATGCGCTAGCCAATATTCAGGAGACTGTGTTTGCTGATTGTTATCTTAATTCCATAAGCATCACTGTATATACAAAAGGTACCTAGGACTTTGAGGTAGGTAGTACTAGGTCTTATTTTTATGTATCTGTGATACTTGGGATCTGGACGGCTAGGGATAACTAAAAAATGACCTGAATTTAAGTTAACAGATCGGGACATTAAAAAAATTCACGTCCTAAAATAATCCAAAACCTAATTGTGGTTATGCTTAACTAAATTACTAGTGTTTAGGTTCTCCAGTGGACTAATTTCTAGCATAATCATCCTAACGATGTTGGTTTGGTGTGACCCTtgagccccccctcccccccttgtACTTGACTTTGATTATTATATCATGTGCATTCCTTTATTCTTCTGTTGTCTTTTACATATTTCTGAACGTACCTTGTGTTTAAGTTACCAGATCTTATTTGTATGTATGTGTTATACTTGGGGTCTGGACGACTAGGGAGACCTAAAATATGACCTGAATTTTTACCAGATCGGGACATTAAAAAAATCACGTCCTAAAATAATCCAAAACCTAATTGTGGTTATGCTTAACTAAATTACGAGTGTTTAGGTTCTCAGTGGACTAATTTATTGCATAATCATCTTAACGATGTTGGTTTGGTGTGACCCTTTGAGtccccccctctccttgtactCGACTATGATTATTATATCATGCATCCCTTTATTCTTCTATTGTCTTCTACATATTTCTGAACGTACCTTGTGTTGGAGAATAACCCGCAAGACTAATATCAGCAGGAATATTTGATTGATGCTAAGTTTTCTTTTAACATGGGAATATCTCGATCGTGAAGTTAATGTACCAGACCTTATACAAGTATATTCTGCACTTACATTATCCAATGGCAAATGCCAACGTATAGAAATTTATTTATGGAGCAAGTATGATCGCCTTACAAACTGTCAATAACTCAATGTCATTTTGAACGTCATATCTAGTGGTGAGCATGTTGGGTAAATTAGTAGTGTGTTATGGAATTCTTATGCAAGTGTATGAAGCTATGCAGTTATCTTGCTTGATTTGATTATATCGTTATCATCTGTGATGTATTTATTGATTTATTCTACTCTCTTTGGACAGTTCATATTTGAGGCTGCTGCAACTCACTGTTTTGAGATGGCAATGCATCGCCATGGCTGCTGTGTTTTACAAAAGTGCATAACTAGTGCACGTGGTGAATATCAGGCGAAGCTAATTGTGGAAGTGTGTGCTCATGCCTTTCAGCTCGCTCAAGATCCATTTGGGTAAACCCACCCTTCCTCTTTATTATCTTGTACTTTATGCTATTTATAAAGGAACATTCTTGCACTATGTCTTCCCAATTCTTTTGTGAAGCAGTTTTACTTGTCTGCTTACTTGTAGAGATCTTATCAGTGACATGTTATCAACACTAGATATATAGATTCATATTACTGGTGGATTTAATTAAAGGGAAGAATATCCAGCTTATACTGATAATACTTTTTTGATATTGTTGCTCGTTGCTCGCATTATATCATTAACTGATCTTTTGCTGGAGTAAGAGTTATCTTCACCTCCCTTCTCAGAAGAACCATATCTTCACACCATCAGCTTGATTAGCCCCTTGACCTTAAAAATCTTATTTTCCCATAGTTTCTGTTGCTCTAGATTCAACTCATTTTCAGGCGATAACATGTAACAGTAATTAGTCTTCACGGTCTGTGCATTTCACAGACAATACAATAAGGGTGCTGATAATGGAATGAACTGTGCCCTGATTACATGAACCCAACCTTTGTTGTAATACCTTCAATTCTTTTTTTCTTGCTCCCTTGTATAATCTGGGAGTTAGACATCCCCAACCAGATTTATCTTTTGGCAAGTAGTGAATGTATCTCCATCATGTGTTTCGTTTCTCTGTCATGAGATTAACTTGGTATTTTTCAAGCATGTGTTTGGCAACATGTAAACTATATTAACTCTGATAAAACTAAAGTTGTTTCCTATTTCCCCTTGTTTCAGCAATTATGTGGTACAGTATGTCCTGGACCAGAAAATTCCTTCTGCAAATGCACACCTGGCATCTCAGTTTGAAGGAAGTTATGTTTATCTCTCAAAGCAAAAAGTGAGCAGCAATGTGGTGGAGAAATGCCTGAAGGTCTTCTCAGATGAAGACAAAGCTGCCATAGTGTTTGACCTGATTTCAGTGCCTCATTTTGAACAACTGCTGCAAGACCCTTTTGCGAACTATGTCATTCATACTGCCCTTGTTAACAGCAGGGTGAGTGTTTCGAtccatatgatttttcaaagtacGTCAAATTACAGCATGCATATTGCTCACTATCGTTTTTCCTTGACAGGGCCATCTCCATAATGCGCTGGTTGAAGCAATCCGCCCTCATGAAGAAGCCCTTCGGACCAGTCCCTGTTGTAAGAGAATCTCTAGAGCCATCTCTAGGAGGTGAAAGGTGTACAATCTGCAGCGCCAAAGAAATCTGTATTGTTGTCAATTTATGTTTCACTAGCTGTTTACTATGATGTATCTgcacacggtcttctgagttcagaAGGGTGGTTTTTGGCTGCAAGAAAGGTTCGACACATCGTCAACTTCTGTAGAATTTACCAGGTGTTGCCATCCGAGATGTACGTTTTGCTGGGCGCCTATTCCGATGGTGATGGTGTAGAGTTGTAAAGAAAAAACGTGTGCTTTCCGAGTTGTCTATTTTGTATCTGCTGTATCGTTTTCCTTTGGATTGTTGGACGGAGAATAATTAGTAATGGTGGACAAGTTGCTATAGTTGCTATATATTTTGGTCACTCCAACTTGCTTGAACTCTTCTCTCCAGTTTTGGTAATGAAATAATAGCTCATCATGATCATGTCTGTGGTATTACAGAAAATATATTGTAGTGCTCACCTGTTTTGCCTGTTACAGAAGGTATATATGGCGGGCGTTTCATTCAGTACAGTCGATATACTGTTGGACCAAAGCTGATTGATTATATGAGTATATCACAATTGAACGACTTAATACTATCAATGGTCTCTTACCTTGGTACAAATTGTTTCTTTGACGTAGCTTTTGGGCCATCGAAGTTCCTTTGAAGATCGTAATCTTTTAATCTTTTGATTGTCTTTTTCTAAGAGATGGTGTGCTTAGTAAGGATAATTTGACTAAAAGAAGCTTGTATTTTCATTGATAGCAAATTTGCTTGTTTTGCCTGGCGATAGCATACTTAGCTTGGATAAATTTGGTTACTAGGTTTAAGAGACAACCATTTCCAGGGCTAGTATGGcgcattaggctggtcatagtggggagtaacttagactagtaacatatgtatgttactagtctatgttactaccttcatagtgggtagtgtcataggtgtggtaacatagttgccttcatttattactttgtagactcattatgcattggaaaccgctatgtgatggtaacatattatgttactctatttgcctctctcctcattaactacttgccacatcatcatttttgcttatgtggcatctatgttactacctatgttactcccactatgaccagccttagtccTTGTGGACTGGTGGTGGGTGTGCTGAAATGATACTACAACGTGTGATAAAAAGTAACCAGGTAGATGCAGTGTAGATTCATTTCCAAGGTTTTCTTCTTGTGAACCAAACTGGTTTTTGATGTGGTCTTGACAGTTATCCTCGTGTGTACAAACTAGTTGTTTTTTGCGGTCTTTATTTTAagatgtttttgcagttcaatttaaaCTACCAAAACGTCTTGCATTTAGAAACAGAGGTAGTACATGTACAAAGACTGAAAGTTTGAAAGGATTTCAAATATATCCAACTACAGACGCAAGATTTCAAATATAAACCCGAGACGATCACTAGAGCTAGGCTAGCCATTCCATCCGAGTGGCTTGATTCTGCCTCACAATCTTCTCCTCCCTTGCCCCTCGTTGCAATGCTGCTCCGTGGAGGCGTTTTGGTACTGGAGCAGCGGGGGCTGTCGGCTGTGGATGGCACAATGGTGGCGCCGCCACCGGTGCTGGCACCATCACGGCGTGGTAAGGTAAAGGTGGGCACGGGAGCATGGCCCCGAACGGAGCCATCCCTGCAGGCAGGAGCGGGACAGGTCCTCCGGCGGCGGGCGGCACCATGACGGCCGGCGCCGATGCCGTCGCCACGATGGGGTACAGGGCTTGTGTTGGCCTCACGTTCATTGCCTGGACCTGCTGCTGCAGCGACTTCATGTACTTGATCGTCTGCTCCAGCGTCGACTCCTGGTTAGTCTGCACAGCACAGAGAAATGTCCATGAGAGCGAGGTGCCTGCCATAAGAAACTTGCAGCTTCAGCTCACAAAACGCCATGAAGAAGAAGACTGGGCGATCAATTACAGTGAAATTCAGAAACCGGGCGAGCACCGAGTCTGAGCCGACCTTATCGCACCCAGGGACGAGCTGCTGCAGGGCCCTCAGCCGGTCACTGATCTTGCACCTTCGCCTCTGCACAGCCAAAATTTCACGGCGACGCGACGGTTCGTTCAAAATCGTATGCGCATGGGGATGGAGACGCGAGGCGATCGAGGAGGCGGCCAAAGCAGAGCACGTATTACCTTTTCCGGACTGCTGTGCGTCTCTGAGTGATGAGACGGCCTTGTCCTGTTTGGCCTTCCCGATGCTGACGCTGGTGCCGCTGCCGCCTTCCTCCTCCCGCTTGAATCGCTCCCCATGCTTGTGTcctgacgatgatgatggtgatgagagAGTCAAGCGGAGATACGAATTGCGTGCGCATGCTGGGCTAGATTAGCGCAGCCTCTGGCATCGGCATGATTGGTGCGTGCGCACGGCCGTTTTTATTGTCGCGccgtttcagtgcttgcagaaaagaGTTGAGTAAAATGGAGAACACAAGTTGGAAAAATATGTGaaaaaaacgaaaaacaaaatGCAAACTCCAAGATACTAGCATCCGGAGTCTGGCATCTTAGAATGAATGAGAGCCTAGGGGAGCCCCATCAGGACTAGAGCCCAGACGGGCGAGGCATAGACATGCTTCTCAAGCCACTTGAGATGTGCGCTGTTCTCCACCATGTGAAAATTATTTTGGGAAATTCAGTCCACTAGCTTGTTCGTTGGAAATTGCATGATGTTGTCCATATGCATGCTTGCGGAAACACGCAGATCAGACCACTAGGATAATCTgcatacatgtactccctccattcctaaatatttgtctttctagaaatttcaacaagtgactacatacggaataaaa from Triticum aestivum cultivar Chinese Spring chromosome 4A, IWGSC CS RefSeq v2.1, whole genome shotgun sequence harbors:
- the LOC123088113 gene encoding uncharacterized protein; translation: MKGPAAAAQAAADERPEEKEMDLLLSEIPQVTSPQAHRAGGGGALSQGHGGGDRRHGFAPPRYAASPRRADNACYAVVVNRRDDGDHQGGGGGGAYHPPLRVCPAPLHPSSPFVAAAPSPLGQPVDDPEKQWLANQLRGLLVEDAPAAPQPTPVGNGAPADFSAARGAAYYGYPFGAPGSSVPGEPLVNEQAMAAGYRFALGPDVGLGGHPGGLEVNMNGFMYNRTANGTGIGWGQGLVHPAHAHPEPFMLHGQAAAEQHNWGFVGTGPIALDPRGGAARSPKLHCEYGVPVHTGNRYMKGGMNNQMEAFRCEDGQNFDGKKNMPVLYRAKDRRFQQHANNNRALEMESPRMLRYENMVGVKGYIYFMAKDQNGCRFLQQKFEEGKQHVDVIFEGIIDHMAELMINSFANYLIQKLLNVCDEDQRLRIIAVLTEDPVKLLRISVNSHGTRAVQKLIETVKVRKQIVLIISALQPGFMHLVNDLNGNHVIQKCLSNFGAEENKFIFEAAATHCFEMAMHRHGCCVLQKCITSARGEYQAKLIVEVCAHAFQLAQDPFGNYVVQYVLDQKIPSANAHLASQFEGSYVYLSKQKVSSNVVEKCLKVFSDEDKAAIVFDLISVPHFEQLLQDPFANYVIHTALVNSRGHLHNALVEAIRPHEEALRTSPCCKRISRAISRR
- the LOC123088114 gene encoding transcription factor APG-like isoform X2, with protein sequence MGSDSSGRRKAAAAPASASGRPNRTRPSHHSETHSSPEKRRRCKISDRLRALQQLVPGCDKTNQESTLEQTIKYMKSLQQQVQAMNVRPTQALYPIVATASAPAVMVPPAAGGPVPLLPAGMAPFGAMLPCPPLPYHAVMVPAPVAAPPLCHPQPTAPAAPVPKRLHGAALQRGAREEKIVRQNQATRMEWLA
- the LOC123088114 gene encoding transcription factor APG-like isoform X1, which encodes MGSDSSGRRKAAAAPASASGRPNRTRPSHHSETHSSPEKRRRCKISDRLRALQQLVPGCDKVGSDSVLARFLNFTTNQESTLEQTIKYMKSLQQQVQAMNVRPTQALYPIVATASAPAVMVPPAAGGPVPLLPAGMAPFGAMLPCPPLPYHAVMVPAPVAAPPLCHPQPTAPAAPVPKRLHGAALQRGAREEKIVRQNQATRMEWLA